A stretch of the Lolium perenne isolate Kyuss_39 chromosome 3, Kyuss_2.0, whole genome shotgun sequence genome encodes the following:
- the LOC127343592 gene encoding ras-related protein Rab7 — protein sequence MSTSRRRTLLKVIVLGDSGVGKTSLMNQYVHNKFSQQYKATIGADFVTKEVLIEDRLVTLQIWDTAGQERFQSLGVAFYRGADCCVLVYDVNVNKSFDTLNTWHDEFLNQASPSDPKTFPFILLGNKIDVDGGKSRVVSEKKAREWCSSKGNIPYFETSAKEDFNVDEAFLSVAKLALEHERDQDIYFQTVADPVAETEQRGGCAC from the exons ATGTCGACCTCGCGCAGGCGGACCCTCCTCAAGGTCATCGTCCTCGGCGACAGCGG GGTCGGGAAGACGTCGCTGATGAACCA ATATGTCCACAACAAGTTCAGTCAGCAGTACAAAGCTACGATCGGGGCGGATTTCGTCACCAAGGAGGTCCTGATCGAGGACAGGCTCGTCACGTTGCAG ATATGGGACACCGCGGGGCAGGAGCGATTCCAGAGCCTTGGTGTCGCGTTCTACCGAGGGGCAGATTGCTGTGTGCTCGTCTATGATGTCAATGTTAACAAGTCATTTGACACGCTCAACACATGGCATGACGAGTTCCTCAACCAA GCTAGCCCATCGGATCCCAAAACTTTCCCATTCATCCTACTTGGGAACAAGATTGACGTCGATGGTGGCAAAAGCAGAGTG GTTTCTGAGAAGAAAGCAAGGGAGTGGTGTTCTTCAAAAGGCAATATTCCTTATTTTGAGACTTCTGCAAAAGAAGACTTCAATGTCGACGAAGCATTTTTGTCTGTTGCAAAGCTTGCTCTAGAGCATGAGCGTGATCAGGACAT CTACTTCCAAACAGTTGCAGATCCTGTCGCTGAGACTGAACAGAGAGGGGGATGTGCGTGCTAG